One Bacillota bacterium genomic window, CGCCTTGAGCGAGCTTATTTCCTCGGGCATCCTCAATGTCGTTAACGATGCCCTGATGCTTGCGGGCATTGTCTTTATCATGAGCACTCTTAACTTGCGCCTCGCGCTGCTAACTTTTGCTACCCTTCCTCTGATGATCTTCGTGGCGACTCGCTTTCGCGGGCGCATGCAACGTGCCTATCATGAGGTGCGGCGCAAGGCGGCCACCGTGAATGTCAATTTGGCCGAAAGTATCTCCGGCGTGCGTGTCACACAGTCTTTTGTGCGCGAAGACCGCAATGCACGGCGTTTTGACGCCAACAATATGGACAATATGCAGGCCAACATGCAGGCCGCCCAACTCAACTCGGCTTTTGGGCCTGTGATCGAGATTTTGGCCACCGTGGGCGTGAGTATCGTCATCTGGTATGGCGGAGCCCTTCTGCAAAGAGGGGAGATCACCTTAGGCGTAGTATTCGCCTTTCTGCGCTATGTGGGCCGCTTCTTTATGCCCATACGCGATCTCAGCCAAGTCTACAATATATGGCAGGCGGCGACTGTTTCTATCGATCGTATTTTCGAGCTGCTAGATGCCGAGCCCTCGGTAAAAGACGCCCCCGCGGCCCTAGATTTACCCCCCATTCAGGGACATATCAAGTTTGACAACGTCACCTTCGGCTACGAGGCCGAACTACCTATCTTGCACAATGTAACTCTCGAGATACCCCCTGGCAGAACAGTGGCCTTAGTTGGCCCCACAGGTGCAGGAAAGAGTTCTATCATTAATCTGTTGGCGAGGTTCTATGATCCCACTAGCGGCGTCATCTCTATCGATGGCCATGACTTAACAACTGTGACACAGCGTTCACTGCATGAACAGGTGAGCATGGTGCTGCAAGACAGTTTCATTTTTAATGGCTCCGTGCGGAATAACATCGCCTATGGGCGCCCAGATGCCAGCCAGGACGACATAATTGCTGCCGCAGAGGATGTCAACGCCCATGAATTCATCATGCGTCTGCCTGATGGCTACGACACGGAGGTCGGCGAACGTGGTGCTAGGTTGTCGCAGGGCCAGAGGCAGCTACTGTCCTTTGCCCGGGCCTTACTGTGTCGCCCTAGCATTTTGATTCTCGACGAAGCCACCTCCTCGGTTGATGCTTACACAGAAGTCCTCATCCAGCGAGCGCTAGAGAAGCTTTTAGCGGGACGCACAGCGGTAGTGATCGCGCATCGCCTCTCTACCATTCGCCATGCCGATACCATTGTCGTTATTGACCAGGGGCGCATCGTGGAGCAGGGTAATCATCACGAACTTATGCAACTTGTCGATGGGCTCTACAGGCGCCTCTATGAACGCCAATATGGAAAATGATACAAGTTTACCCTGCGCCTACTTGCCGATACTATGAGCAGGAGGTGTTGCATGGTGTGGCAGAAAATAACTGCTGTGACCCTATTGTTCACTATTTTGTCCTCGGGAGTTTCGGCCCTTAGTAGTGAGGAGCAAAGGTACGACCAGTTCGTCGCTGCTCTGCAGCGAGCTAGCAGCGGGGAGTTTGTCTTTAGCGAGAACGAAGCGCTGACCTTGTTGAACGAAGGTATGGACGAGCTCTTTGCGGATACCAAGCATGTCACCGCTGCGGCGCGCAGCGTGCGTATTCGGGGTTCGACCGTCACTGTGGTGACTGATTTACGGGTCCTTAACCTTTCAGTTAGCCCCGAAGTGACTTTTGCAGCCTCGGTCGCTGGAGAAAACGTAGTTCTCGACATTAAGCGCTTACGCCTAGGGAGACTGCCGCTTAGTGTCTCGGCCTTGCTGACCACCATGCGTGCGGCAGGCTTAGGCGAGTACATACACGTGGAGCCAAGGTTGGGGAGAATTGTGGTCGAAAAGCGTGGAGCTGTGCAGCGAGTTCGGGCCATTTCTGTCCGGTCTGGGTCCATCAGAGTAAGAGTCGGAGGGAAGTAATAAAAAGGCTGGCCACATATTCGTGGTCAGCCTTTTTTGGTGCGCGGGGGGTGTTTTGTCAACCTCCGCATACCGAACTGTACGCACGGTGGTGTGAAAGGGAGGGGGTTAGTCACCCCCTCCTGCTCGATCTATACTGTAGAGTTTGGGATTCGATCAGCATAAGTTAACTGGGCAACTTCAAATCAGGTCTCCCTTTGTACGATGTAATCTGCTAGGGCCTTCTCAACCATGTCCATAAAATCTGAGCCAGCGCCAAAGTCTTCTCCTTCTTTGGACCATCGTTTATGTCCTCCAGTAGACACATGGATTGTAGTAACACCGAGCAAGTTGCTGATAGTTATAGCTAATGTTATGAAGCTGCCTACTCGAATGTAGTACTTGGTGAGTATCAGGGAGATAATCGTGCCTGACGAGCTATTAATTCGATAATTGTCCAAGAGAATACCTGGATCCTTGCCAATTCGGAAGAGTGCTTTTTCTTGAGTGATGGTCTCTATGATTGCTGACGCTGCCTGTTCGGGCGACAGTGATACTGTGTAGTCCCTAATCATGTAGCTTGTATGCCGTAGCGGCTGTAAGTTAGTGGATAGTAGGTTTGGTTTTCGGTCTCCCATCCTGCCGGACAGTAGTTCTGATGAAGTAGGAAAGCCCGATGAG contains:
- a CDS encoding ABC transporter ATP-binding protein, producing MEGRFDATSIEIKVETRVIARIIPYVRPYFGHLLAALFFMVVVTLAGLLTPYLEAVAIDRFILNGEGLSEAERLRGITGLALLYLAINVVTWLCSFAQTLLVSITGQNVIYTLRQKMFVHLQKLSFSFFDKTETGRIMTRLTNDVNALSELISSGILNVVNDALMLAGIVFIMSTLNLRLALLTFATLPLMIFVATRFRGRMQRAYHEVRRKAATVNVNLAESISGVRVTQSFVREDRNARRFDANNMDNMQANMQAAQLNSAFGPVIEILATVGVSIVIWYGGALLQRGEITLGVVFAFLRYVGRFFMPIRDLSQVYNIWQAATVSIDRIFELLDAEPSVKDAPAALDLPPIQGHIKFDNVTFGYEAELPILHNVTLEIPPGRTVALVGPTGAGKSSIINLLARFYDPTSGVISIDGHDLTTVTQRSLHEQVSMVLQDSFIFNGSVRNNIAYGRPDASQDDIIAAAEDVNAHEFIMRLPDGYDTEVGERGARLSQGQRQLLSFARALLCRPSILILDEATSSVDAYTEVLIQRALEKLLAGRTAVVIAHRLSTIRHADTIVVIDQGRIVEQGNHHELMQLVDGLYRRLYERQYGK